The Anomaloglossus baeobatrachus isolate aAnoBae1 chromosome 7, aAnoBae1.hap1, whole genome shotgun sequence sequence CCAATGGGGTGCTCTGCATGAAGCGGGAAAACGAGCAGCAGAGTATAACTCTCCTGCTCTCTGCGCTGCTCCTCATCACATCTGTTCTCCTCTATACTGAGCTATGGCCAGAACTAAGCAGACCGCTCTTAAATCCACCGGAGGGAAAGCTCCCCGCAAGCAGCTGGCCACTAAGGCCGCCAGGAAGAGCGCTCCCGCCACCGGCGGAGTGAAGAAGCCTCACCGCTACCGGCCAGGCACAGTCGCTCTCCGTGAGATCCGCCGGTACCAGAAGTCCACGGAGCTGCTGATCCGTAAGCTTCCCTTCCAGCGCCTGGTAAGAGAAATCGCCCAGGACTTCAAGACCGATCTCCGCTTCCAGAGCTCGGCCGTCATGGCCCTGCAGGAGGCCAGCGAGGCTTATCTGGTGGGGCTGTTTGAGGACACAAATCTGTGCGCCATCCACGCTAAGAGGGTCACCATCATGCCCAAAGACATCCAGCTGGCCCGCCGCATCCGTGGGGAGAGGGCCTAGATCTGTCCTGCACCCCGagtacaacacaaaggctcttctcagagccacTACATCCTCCTCATCAGAGCTGGTGCCGCTTATATCCGCCATTATGTTCCGTACTAGTGTCTGCACCAGACGGTTTATATAGCAATGTCGGTATCTACATCCATCCTCCATTACTGCGATTACTGCGGAGCTGGAAGTCAATGCGGGAAATAATCGGTTTGATCTTGGTCCATATCCCTGAGATCAGACACGTGCGGGCAGTGAGTGATACAGTAAATTTCACCCATTAATGTAAGATTGTAAGTGACCGCCTGTGTGCGCAGGTACATAGCGGACTACAGCTTAGATCTGTCCTGATCACCTCAATATCAGTCTTATCACAAAGTTCACTTTGAAGAGCTGATCCTTCACATCTGCCTGTTATTTTCCTCTTAGTCCTTTTGTTCTACAAAGTCTTAACAATTGTAGTCACACAACCATAAAGTCATTCCATGAAACAATAAGCATTGATAAAGAATGTACTACAATGCAggaggaatttattttttttttttgcaaaaaaaaaaaacgggattACATACCTAACCATAATAGACTTTAAATCAATGCAGGGATAACGTCCCAGCAGTGCAAGGGTTTGGATCTAGCAACAAAACTGCTACACACCTGCTTAATTACATGAATGGTATATAGGTAAGTACTacccttctaaaaaaaaaaaaaagtcataattgCACCCATTTCATCAAATACTAAGTATTGTTTGAcaaacaaagccatgcacaaccttccttacatctgtgacctagtctcccggtacctacctgcacgcaacctcagatcctcacaagatctccttctctgctgctctcttatctcctcttcccacaatcgcatacaagatttgtcccgtgcctcccccatactctggaacgctctaccccagcataacagactctcccctaccgtggaaagcttcaagaggaacctcaagacccacctcttccaacaagcctacaacctacaatagccctcagtcca is a genomic window containing:
- the LOC142246715 gene encoding histone H3-like, which encodes MARTKQTALKSTGGKAPRKQLATKAARKSAPATGGVKKPHRYRPGTVALREIRRYQKSTELLIRKLPFQRLVREIAQDFKTDLRFQSSAVMALQEASEAYLVGLFEDTNLCAIHAKRVTIMPKDIQLARRIRGERA